The genomic stretch tcgcgaaagctcaggacgtacttccagtcccactcaatacacgtcatgaccaatcagcctttaaggcaggttttgcgaAAACCTGAAGCATTgagacgcttgttaaagtgggcaatcgagcttagccagttcgaaattttgtacactccgcgaactgctataaagagtcaggccctagctgattttgtagccgagtgcacaggattctgggaggatcctgtagaagactcgccccaggcgtcgtggaggatatttgtggatggttcatccaacgagaatggctccggagctggaatcattttgatatcccctgaaggtCATAGATTCTGCTCGGCACTAAGGTtcaggttcaaggcctccaacaacgaggccgaatacgaagctttgctggccgggctaaggatagctcaAGAgatgaaggcgagctccgtccagtgcttcagtgactcccagctcatggtaaaccaggttctgggcgaatatcaagcacgaggacctaagatggctgcctatctagcaaaggtaaagggtgagctgtccgcgttcgggtggggctcgatcgagcagatacctcgagagcagaacgctaatgcagacgtTCTTGctaagctcgccacctccggggaaacggagaccttggggttagtgccggtagaattcttggGGAAACCAAGTATTGAGGAAGctagggcggaggtcgagatggtcgacgccaggccaacttggatgacccccatccttgagtatctcgtcgagggaaaactacctgaagggcgtaatgatgtgcgacgagttctgtatcaagctcccaggtacgctataatagatggggtgttatactgGCGTGAGCACTccttacctctcctacgatgtgttcttccaggcgaggcaaaggccatcctgcaggaagtgcatgagggtttttgcgaagatcacactggggggcaaagcttggccttaaaggtcctgaggcaaggttattactagcCAACTCTttccaaagactcaatctcatacgtgaagaagtgcaacaaatgccagcgattcaccacagttgcccgagctcccccagtcgagctgaagatgatctcttccgtATGGCTGTTtgtagtttgggggatcgacttggttggcaccctccctactggaaagggcggggtccaccacgccgtggtagccatcgactactttacgaagtgggctgaggcagaacctttggcaacgataacttccaaaaaagtccttgacttcgtggttaagaacattatctgccgattcgggctacccaagaagattgtctccgacaatgggactcagttcgacagcgacctgcttaccaaattttgcgaaaggtacggaattgtgaaaagtttatcctccgtggcctatcctcaggcgaacggccaggtcgaggctgtcaacaagaatctcaaggcgagcctcaagaagagactagatgaggcgaagggggtctggccagaacagcccccccccccccccccccccaggttctctgggcataccggacctcgcattgggctcctacgggtcatactcctttctccctgacctttgggagtgaagcagtcctccccgtggaaataaaggtactttcgcatagggtccagtcatacgaccaggatcgcaaccacgagctacttcacacttccttagacttgattgatgaaacacgagaagattcgcagctccataTCGCACactatcaacagaagatcactcgctatttcaactcaaaagtcaagaatcgcgcctttagcgttggcgacctggtcctcaggagagttttcttggccattAAGGACCCCaaggatggagtcttgggactgaattgggaaggaccatatcaagtcatcgaggtcattaaggaggggacttataaattagctcgtcttaatggaggggcagtcccatagacctggaacgccatccatttgaagagatactatcaatgattcacctgtaaggcctgaaaggccattttttatgtattaagcaatgagaatcaacttttttgtttatatttgtgcatgttttcaagtgtaatctaaagtaaccacgaaagaccctttcccagttacttgggggggcatatggtacctggatataaccaggtcgccttaatgacttagatgttgatccatatcgattgatcgttgtttttcttaaaaaacgcgagatattggtaaGAATTAATGCGAACGAAGTCCTATCCTGgacttaaccaggtcataaaacttagaagttgatttaaatctattgatcgttgttcttcctaaagagctcgagatattgataaaaattgacacgaactaagttttcaaattaagttcctggatataaccagctcataagacttagaagttgatttaaatctattgatcgttgttcttcctaaagagctcgagatattgataaaaattaacacgaactaagttttcaaattaagttcctggatataaccaggtcataaaattagaagttgatttaaatctattgatcgttgttcttcctaaagagctcgatatattgataaaaattaacacgaactaagttttcaaattaagttcctggatataaccaggtcacaaaacttagaagttaatctAAATCTATCGATCGTTGTTCTACCTAAAGggctcgagatatagataaagattaacgcgaactaattttttcaaaatagtaactaaaatgcgtagaggcaaagggcagtaaatcaattaaaaataaagttgatagttaaattgtctcgaggtgtaaGCACCTCATGCAGAAGttacacaaattttttttaaaaaaatattcgaGAAAAGGGCAcaaagaggaaggccctaagctccgccagttgGCCCCATAGAGGTCACCATCTCGCCTTGCTCAGTTGCGCCGGAGCCTTCCCCAGCCTCGGAAGGCGCTTCTTtatcgaggcgagctttgaacttctccagcaagggctcccagacggccgctgccaggaaggagaagtcggcgtcctggttataggcctagcaatggtagaacatgtcttccatggcggcGCTAAATTTTCTCGCTCGGCCGccaaggcggccttggcctccgcctTCGCAGTATCTAGGACTGCCCGAGCAGTGGCGAGGGCGGTCTCTAGCTCTTGAAGCTTCGGGCGAgtctcttccagctcggcctgcgaggCTGCCAAGGCGTCCTTAGCCGTCTGTAGAgaagtctggtgggtggccacgGCCGCTTGGTGCTcgttcctcatctcctcgagctgagttttggtcctggcgatgctccatTGAAGGGCAACGAAGCTCTGTGAAAGCGGAGAGGCAATTGCCTTAGGAAAaaagaaggaagaaagaaaaaacagggcaaagtgtaataatcaaaaaccataaaaggttgaggttagcttaccgttagggccatgcccagtgaagactccagcatgcccaccgggctcctggtttcgatagccctgagctccttctcgttgaacttgtatatgtggctgacggtgtagttcgccgactcatacaccattccccggaaggcctctggaatcttctccaggtcctgaggattgactgggatgcgtaacTCAGAGGGTACAATAGCCGAAGCCTCGAGCTTCGCCCCTGCGTCCCGGGTGGGGGCCGAAGCTCgcagagggggtgggggcatgttgcttccccctgcagcaggggGAACAGTTCCCTCGGCCTGGGCAGTTGGGggttgctctttctcctttgcaggagacttagtTGGGGTTCCTGTGGCTTTTTTCGATGttcggagcttcttcatttttggcccaggGGCCCCGGCTAaggggttccccccggcgaacgcagcTCGCAGACTCCCTTAGGgatgagacatctcttctgtcaaaacaaagacatggttagtacaaaagttaacagccattcaaaaacaaaagcaaagagagattcaagtatatatataaatatttatactaaaagggatcctaccccccgagctagaagaagaacctatggttacgaccattggccccggagctcctgcgggagaatctaagtcgattgtttcccgagctggcgcaagttctggatccgactctggCTCCGgactagattcttctacatattgtccaagtcccggagctacgacacctctccggagtgatggccatgaccgaaggttggtcccatactcctcaaataagatcgacctaaaggctagggtgttatctacgactacggtacccctaggtcggctatcttggttaTCCAACACAAGCTGGTCGACATggtggagcagggttgtatccaggtccaGATCTCATCGGTGACGTTGGAtgatctgtctgggattgaacctagctagccgggggtcggtaatggccctatctaaattcctaaacatgtaagggttaccttggccagaaggacccgcggctgctccggaccgaaTCCTCTCCTTGTCCGTTCTCTGGGTGACCTCCAGCGctcgcttcctattcctcacgaggggaacctcgtctTCCTCGTCCTCCTTATCTtcgtcccccgcgacctcctccacgatggtaggtctggtgtcgcgagctgggggaagcccccggagcctccttaggttcaaagtctgatttgggaaagttagcttacaggccaccatcgtctcgtctattacgagcacgcggtaatccttctcactgaggggcaagcccgccagtgtctcgtattgggccccgagggtcacagatttctctgtcctcgcgaagatagctgtaGGATTAATCTAAATCAGAAAGGGATACTggaggagctaaacgatacttaacttacgagctaaggttgaaaagcacttacgaggacgattgaagtagtggagctcgcagtttctgaaccccgtcgacataaagaattgatctttgaagtcgttggggtggctgggcagctcgatgactgcagccgtgttggggaatcgggttaagtaataaaactcgTTGCCTCGCCCCCGCAgctccgggctagccttgaggcagagaAAATacaaaatgtctgcaggagtggggacctcccactcctgtttcaagaataaatatcttaaccccgccaacagccgataagagttgggggggggggggggagctggaagggggccaacttcacgtaattgaggaagttagcaaaatactgatccaacgggaggaaggcccccgccttaaaatgctcgtcgctccaggccgcgaatgcctcgttaagcggcgcgcagctccactCGCCCTCTGCGAGAGGTCGGGtaatcactgatgctctccccagcccgatgttgtgggagaggaatattttgttgaccttcgtctggtcggtaatctttgagacgatcctctttgcctcaaagaacgcatcaggagccacctcgagctcctgttccaccgctggcccgaagtgggggattggggattcggccatcaccgcctttcctttgtcttgctgagaGGTCGAGCTGCCGGCAGTCCTTTTCAGGGCATTCTTCTTCGGTGCCATGTGgttgcctagcgaacaaaagaaaagatttcagaaaaggcgaccagagcatgaggaaaaatcaaatgttctttgcacgagctgaggtaagcccagctcgtggagagtgagaccacgcggttctatgaacacacgcctgtgctcccaacagatccccgattactcgaaattcgtgtgtcaggagggttaggttaaaatttttccttggagggaaagttccaataggcaagaaaggtaaaaccgcctgtgaagcgtgtcccctaagctacccggttttgcacccaaaatactgaatattttgaactaatatcccaaaaatcatacccaaaatttttccccagaaaatgcatcctgtaaaccatgctcctaaacggcttcctactacaaacaataccctaacctaaaaggctttcacccttcattcccacaaaacccagcaaactcttgcatgcggctacagtaaatatttacctaagctacagtaaaaaataacttcgaaacatgcacagtcaggagacttacagagtgtttggctgggaagtggatgaAGATATCGCCTGGGTTAGGGCTTCGTCAGAGCAGTTGGTTCCAAGGCTTTGAAGGAGTCTCTGCGCCTGAACCTCTTGAACGTTAGGAATGGCGGTCGGGAAGAAAagggttttttctcttgaagatgaagagagaagaagggaaaaatttctgaaaaattgcaaatgaacgggtggcccgtgcgtaaggtggccacccctttttatatgcgtgaagggtcacgtgaagagggccgttggattgccctgatgtgggatccaaggccctcc from Humulus lupulus chromosome 5, drHumLupu1.1, whole genome shotgun sequence encodes the following:
- the LOC133778132 gene encoding uncharacterized protein LOC133778132 — its product is MKKLRTSKKATGTPTKSPAKEKEQPPTAQAEGTVPPAAGGSNMPPPPLRASAPTRDAGAKLEASAIVPSELRIPVNPQDLEKIPEAFRGMVYESANYTVSHIYKFNEKELRAIETRSPVGMLESSLGMALTSFVALQWSIARTKTQLEEMRNEHQAAVATHQTSLQTAKDALAASQAELEETRPKLQELETALATARAVLDTAKAEAKAALAAERENLAPPWKTCSTIARPITRTPTSPSWQRPSGSPCWRSSKLASIKKRLPRLGKAPAQLSKARW